From a region of the Xanthomonas rydalmerensis genome:
- a CDS encoding HvfA family oxazolone/thioamide-modified RiPP metallophore, translated as MSRSPRPSPALAGAVLLGGIGLSASALAMTDLAQGYALGAQAAVTPPQSTEATAPATPAPPAQARQAADPAKASEGGCGAKAGDGSCGAHAPAATPAKPEAAAGAATPQAKHDDKAMAEGKCGEGKCGGSL; from the coding sequence ATGTCCAGATCGCCCCGCCCGTCCCCTGCCCTCGCCGGTGCGGTCCTGCTCGGCGGCATCGGCCTGTCCGCCTCCGCCCTGGCCATGACCGATCTCGCCCAGGGCTATGCGCTCGGCGCGCAGGCTGCCGTCACCCCGCCGCAAAGCACCGAGGCGACCGCGCCGGCAACGCCCGCGCCACCGGCGCAGGCCAGGCAGGCCGCCGATCCGGCCAAGGCCAGCGAAGGCGGCTGCGGCGCCAAGGCCGGCGACGGCAGTTGCGGCGCGCACGCCCCGGCGGCGACGCCGGCCAAGCCCGAGGCGGCCGCTGGCGCCGCCACGCCCCAGGCCAAGCACGACGACAAGGCCATGGCCGAAGGCAAGTGCGGCGAGGGCAAATGCGGTGGCAGCCTCTGA
- a CDS encoding efflux transporter outer membrane subunit, which translates to MLPRRSLAPLLCASVLAGCAVGPDYHRPDAPMPARYLGKAATDRGDGAPAADLATWWQGFDDPLLTHFVGLAIDQNLDMAQAAARVAQARAALGATTATLLPSAQISGSAARAYQSVQTPLGQVLAATPGFDRWGNAEEANLGASWEIDLFGGLRRGREAALADYQATHAGAAATRLAVAAQTADLYIAIRGLQTRLAIAERQVQIQRDLVAKVQRLYDKGLAADYQLRQAEGALAGVQATVPALQTGLEAAMNALDVMLAVPPGTHRGELSALAPIPSPPRIADMGSPADLLQRRPDLIVAERRLAASNARIGAAIAAYYPTFSLSGLLGSATAISAGHLFDGGANQASAVLGLRWRLFDFGRINAQIALAKGQDAEALAAYRQAVLRATEDVENALSAVLNRGEQSARLTQGEAALSRARQSSFAAYQHGTASLIEVLQADATLLQASDARAQAQADAAHAAVAAFRALGGGWQPVPSVPPAATAAR; encoded by the coding sequence ATGCTGCCCCGCCGCTCTCTCGCCCCGCTCCTCTGCGCCAGCGTGCTGGCAGGTTGCGCTGTCGGCCCGGACTATCACCGACCCGATGCGCCGATGCCTGCTCGCTACCTGGGCAAGGCGGCAACGGACCGCGGCGATGGCGCGCCGGCTGCCGATCTGGCGACGTGGTGGCAGGGCTTCGACGATCCCTTGCTGACCCACTTCGTCGGGCTGGCGATCGACCAGAACCTCGACATGGCCCAGGCCGCGGCCCGTGTTGCCCAGGCACGCGCCGCGCTGGGTGCCACCACGGCGACGTTGCTGCCGTCGGCGCAGATCAGCGGCTCGGCCGCGCGTGCCTATCAATCGGTCCAGACCCCACTCGGTCAGGTCCTTGCGGCCACGCCGGGTTTCGATCGCTGGGGCAATGCGGAGGAGGCCAACCTTGGCGCAAGCTGGGAGATCGACCTGTTCGGCGGCCTGCGCCGCGGCCGCGAGGCGGCGCTGGCCGATTACCAGGCCACGCATGCCGGTGCCGCGGCAACGCGGCTGGCCGTGGCGGCGCAGACCGCGGACCTCTACATCGCCATCCGTGGCTTGCAGACCCGCCTGGCGATCGCCGAGCGACAGGTACAGATCCAGCGCGACCTGGTGGCGAAAGTGCAGCGCCTGTACGACAAGGGACTGGCCGCCGATTACCAGCTCCGGCAAGCGGAAGGCGCGCTGGCAGGCGTGCAAGCGACCGTTCCCGCGCTGCAGACCGGCCTCGAAGCCGCCATGAACGCACTGGATGTGATGCTGGCCGTTCCGCCGGGAACGCATCGCGGCGAACTCAGCGCGCTCGCGCCGATTCCCTCGCCGCCACGGATCGCCGACATGGGCTCGCCCGCCGATCTGCTGCAGCGACGCCCGGACCTGATCGTGGCCGAACGCCGGCTCGCGGCGAGCAATGCGCGCATCGGTGCGGCGATCGCGGCGTACTACCCCACGTTTTCGCTCAGCGGCCTGCTGGGAAGCGCCACGGCGATTTCCGCCGGCCATCTGTTCGACGGCGGCGCGAACCAGGCGTCGGCCGTGTTGGGCCTGCGCTGGCGGCTGTTCGACTTCGGCCGCATCAACGCGCAGATCGCGCTCGCCAAGGGGCAGGATGCGGAAGCGCTGGCCGCCTACCGCCAGGCCGTTTTGCGCGCGACCGAGGACGTCGAGAACGCCTTGTCTGCCGTGCTCAACCGCGGCGAACAGAGCGCGAGGTTGACGCAAGGCGAAGCTGCGCTGTCCCGTGCCAGGCAATCCTCGTTCGCGGCGTATCAGCACGGGACCGCGAGCCTGATCGAGGTGCTGCAGGCCGACGCGACGCTGCTGCAGGCATCGGACGCGAGAGCCCAAGCGCAGGCCGACGCGGCGCATGCCGCCGTGGCGGCGTTCAGGGCACTGGGAGGCGGCTGGCAGCCCGTGCCCTCCGTCCCACCTGCAGCGACTGCAGCACGCTGA
- a CDS encoding TetR/AcrR family transcriptional regulator, which yields MSKAHTSAPQLRGPSDHDVRDQIVEAATDYFGRYGYGKTTVSELAKAIGFSKAYIYKFFDSKQAIGEVICSNRLSAIMVAVDAAVADVPAAAERLRRMFKALAEAGSHLFFQERKLYDLAATSASESWPAVGAYEAHLKALVLQIVRDGRDAGEFERKTPLDEAVNAIYLVMRPYVNPLLLQHNLDNVADATTQLSSLILRSLAP from the coding sequence ATGAGCAAAGCACATACGTCTGCGCCGCAACTGCGGGGACCTTCGGACCATGACGTCCGCGATCAGATCGTCGAGGCGGCGACCGACTATTTCGGCCGTTACGGTTACGGCAAGACCACCGTGTCCGAGCTGGCCAAGGCGATCGGGTTTTCCAAGGCCTACATCTACAAGTTCTTCGATTCCAAGCAGGCGATCGGCGAGGTCATCTGCTCCAATCGTCTGAGCGCGATCATGGTGGCGGTCGACGCCGCCGTCGCCGATGTTCCCGCGGCGGCGGAGCGTCTGCGCCGGATGTTCAAGGCGCTGGCGGAAGCCGGCAGCCACCTGTTCTTCCAGGAGCGCAAGCTCTACGACCTCGCCGCCACCTCCGCCAGCGAGTCGTGGCCGGCGGTCGGCGCCTACGAGGCCCATCTGAAGGCGCTGGTGCTGCAGATCGTGCGCGATGGCCGCGACGCGGGGGAATTCGAACGCAAGACCCCGCTGGACGAGGCCGTCAACGCCATCTATCTGGTCATGCGCCCATACGTCAATCCGCTGTTGCTGCAGCACAACCTGGACAACGTCGCGGATGCGACGACGCAGTTGTCCAGCCTGATCCTGCGGAGCCTGGCGCCTTAG
- a CDS encoding efflux RND transporter periplasmic adaptor subunit, with product MRRRRFALPVVCLFPLVLTACGNDHSADPRTEAPHVRVAVVRAAAASSQSFSGVVAARIQSDLGFRVPGKVLERLVDTGQNVRRGQPLMRMDPVDLGLQARAQQEAVAAAKARAGQTAEDEARYRDLVAEGAVSASAYAQIKAAADAAQAQLKAAEAQADVARNASAYALLLADADGVVVETLAEPGQVVSAGQPVVRLARAGQREALVHLPETLRPTLGSIAQATLYGGDRQAAVPATLRQLSDASDPATRTYEARYVLGGALAQAPLGATVTVHLAGRDDASQALQVPIGALFDAGKGPGVWAIEGTPARTAWRPVQVLGVADDTVQVAGKLRAGDRVVALGAHLLHASEIVRPIEQATAVAVGARP from the coding sequence ATGCGTCGGCGCCGGTTCGCTTTACCTGTCGTCTGTCTGTTCCCGCTTGTCCTGACCGCATGCGGTAACGATCACTCCGCCGATCCGCGCACCGAGGCGCCGCATGTCCGGGTCGCGGTGGTGCGCGCGGCCGCGGCGTCCTCGCAGTCGTTCTCCGGCGTGGTGGCGGCGCGAATCCAGAGCGACCTGGGGTTCCGCGTGCCCGGCAAGGTGCTGGAACGCCTGGTCGATACCGGACAGAACGTCAGGCGTGGGCAGCCGCTGATGCGCATGGATCCGGTCGATCTCGGCCTGCAGGCACGTGCACAGCAGGAGGCGGTGGCGGCAGCGAAAGCGCGCGCCGGGCAGACGGCCGAGGACGAGGCGCGTTATCGCGACCTGGTCGCCGAGGGCGCCGTTTCCGCCTCCGCCTACGCGCAGATCAAGGCCGCCGCCGACGCGGCACAGGCGCAGCTGAAGGCCGCCGAGGCGCAGGCCGACGTCGCCAGGAACGCGTCCGCTTACGCGCTGCTGCTGGCCGATGCGGATGGCGTGGTGGTCGAGACGCTCGCCGAGCCCGGCCAGGTGGTCAGTGCCGGGCAACCGGTCGTGCGTCTGGCGCGGGCGGGCCAGCGCGAAGCCCTCGTGCATCTGCCCGAGACGTTGCGGCCGACCCTCGGGTCGATCGCGCAGGCGACCCTGTACGGCGGCGACCGGCAGGCGGCAGTACCGGCGACCCTGCGCCAGCTGTCGGATGCATCGGATCCAGCGACGCGGACGTACGAAGCCCGCTACGTGCTCGGCGGAGCGCTCGCCCAGGCGCCGCTCGGGGCCACGGTCACCGTGCACCTCGCCGGCCGCGACGATGCCTCGCAGGCCCTGCAGGTGCCGATCGGCGCGTTGTTCGACGCCGGCAAGGGGCCGGGTGTCTGGGCGATCGAGGGCACGCCGGCAAGGACGGCCTGGCGACCCGTGCAGGTCCTCGGCGTGGCGGACGACACCGTGCAGGTGGCGGGCAAGCTCAGGGCCGGCGATCGGGTGGTGGCGCTGGGCGCGCATCTCCTGCATGCCAGCGAGATCGTCAGGCCGATCGAGCAGGCCACGGCGGTCGCGGTCGGAGCGCGTCCATGA